The following nucleotide sequence is from Desulfovibrio sp. JC022.
TACTTCGTGACCCAAACAAAGTGATACTCAATTTTGTACTTCGTATGACTGCCTCTGCGGTATTCCATACGGAGAATATAAAGCAACTACTAGCTGAAAGCTACCCGGCTGAAGCCGGGGGATTTAACCTTAGAGGCGGACGATTAAAGCTAGTTGCCCTTTATTGAGTTTGGCGTGTCAACGGATAGCAATGTACAGTAGTAAATACCAACAACTTTTTATAAATTATAATACCGAGTACTTGCTTAAAAGATAAGATTCTCCTAATATTATAATCATCGCAACTTTCTCATTATCCCGAGGACAACATGAAGAGAATCATCATCCTTATTTTTCTTTCATTCACAATCCTATCCACATCCGCCCTAGCAAACGAAACTTATACAATTGGAATACCATACCTCAACGCAGAAAAAGGTATCACCCCAAAAATAGAAGCACTCATAAGTGAAATGTATTCTCGTGCCAATTTGTCTATAAAATTTAAATATTTTCCAGGATTACGTGACTTAATATCCGCAAATAACGGGATCACAGATGGTTCTGGAGTACGTACTCTTCAGGCTATAGCACAATACTCCAATCTCACAAACATCACCACCCCCGTTGCGGTTGCAAATTTTTCTTCATTCAGCAAAAACAAGAAAAACATAATCACCACCCCCAAAGATCTCCATAAACTTACTGTGGGTGTTGTCCGCGGAGAAATAACACCCTGCAACATAGCCCACAAATACGCGAAGAAAGCCCATATCGTAAATTCTTACGAAAGCCTCCTGGGATTACTGGAACGAGGCCGGGTGGATGCCATCATAATGGAAAGGACGTTAGCAAGAAAACTGTTCACGAAAAAAAACGCAAAAGGAATAATCGAATCCGAACCATTAGTTTCAAGAAAACTTTATCACATAATAAACAATAAACATGCTCATTTTCTTAAGCCCAAACTGGATAAATCCCTCAGGGGAATGCTCCTTGATGGAACAGCAAAGAAACTCTTTGGGCAATATGAAGACATTATTTTCTCAACTCCTCCGCTCCCCCCAAAAAAGTCAAGGACTACTCAAACAACTCCTCAATGACGCTGTTTTTATCTGCAATAACAGCTAAAGACTATCACTCAGACCAAGAACATATTCAGGAGCAGAATTATCGGCGTGAATTACAACTCAGAAAATTGAAACGATGTCTATGAATCATACAAATAACACCCTACTCGGCAAGCGTCGGTTTCGGTTGCAGAAAAAGCTCTTTCAGCTTTTCGGGATCATCGGAAAGAAGTGCTTTGTCCATACGGATACCTCGATTTGGAGTTTTTCAAACTAAAAATCATGGGGATTCATCAAGCGAAGTGCGCTTTAACCGATAAACCTTTAAAATTTCATTTATCAATACTATGCTAATATTATATGTGTGAATCGGAAACGCAGCTTCCCGGTTGGAAGATAGCCAGCCCCTGTCATTTTCACTAAAAAACTCCAAGAGCTTACAAATTAATCTAGTCCTTGGAGTCCTATACTGTATCAAGTCGCAACTCTTATAACAGCAGTGCTACCTACAAAACTTCATATTCAACGAACGCTCAATCATATTGCCAGAGATGACAGCCTTCCGCCCAAACATCAACCGCGCAAAATTATGCGCCACTTGTGCGGCCCCCGGATCATTCACACTGAAGAAAATTTTATCACCATTGTCTTTTACCATAGCTCCATTCGTCAGCGTGTATAGAACGTTCCCTGACGAATCAACACGCCAAGTCATTTGATCTAAATTACGCTTGTTAGGATCATCAATACGCTTAGCCTCTTCTGCCTGCAACTGGAGCATCTTAGAAATGGACAAAAGCCTTAGTTTATCTTTCCAAACCAAGCTTGAATCAAATTTGAGCTGGCTCTGCTTGATCTTCAGATCAGAAACTTTTGACGCTGTGCCTGCAAATTCCGAGGAAGGCTTACTTTGAATAGGCTCCTTCTTTGAACGCAAGATCTGCAAAGCTACTTTGTCGCCGTTTTCAGCCTTCCATTTCAAAAAAACGTTCCAACGATTGAATGGTATTTGCTGACGCAGCTCCGCACGCTTTTCAGCTATTTCTTTTTTTAAAACTTCAATAGCTTCCGACTTTCTGCCAGCAGCCAAGGCAATCAGACGACTTCGATCTTTGGGCCTCAACTTGCTGTCTCTCCTTAAGGCTTTGATCTTGTCACCCCACTCAGAATTGATCTGTTTCCAGCAGCAATCCTGCTCTTCACGCAAAGCCTCATAAGTTTTTTTTCTGTCAGTTACAGAAACTTTATACTCGGCGTAAAGTTTGCCACGCGGTTTATGTAAAGGCCGGGCTACGTACCTATCTTTATCATTCCCCACGAACTCTATGGGCTTCTGATAGTGGCCGAACTGGGCCTCAAGCTTGGACTTGGTAAAATCACGGTCAAGT
It contains:
- a CDS encoding ABC transporter substrate-binding protein; amino-acid sequence: MKRIIILIFLSFTILSTSALANETYTIGIPYLNAEKGITPKIEALISEMYSRANLSIKFKYFPGLRDLISANNGITDGSGVRTLQAIAQYSNLTNITTPVAVANFSSFSKNKKNIITTPKDLHKLTVGVVRGEITPCNIAHKYAKKAHIVNSYESLLGLLERGRVDAIIMERTLARKLFTKKNAKGIIESEPLVSRKLYHIINNKHAHFLKPKLDKSLRGMLLDGTAKKLFGQYEDIIFSTPPLPPKKSRTTQTTPQ
- the traI gene encoding TraI/MobA(P) family conjugative relaxase — encoded protein: MISRRVACKPQNDNYRRLAQYIADAKHKGEKSLMSWCAGCWAGDDYELAIQEVLDTQDLNKRTRKEKTYHLIVSFRPEDESVLTQEKFKEIEQEFSKVLGFEEHQRHCGVHKNTNNLHMHIAYNMIHPEKLTRHEPYRDFHKRDRLHRELEQKFGLKLDNGRQKDLQPKRNNDLAATYEAHSGQQSFDSYVKERKGFILKALDKAQGWQSFHKSLAGIGIEVRLRGNGCIIKDRHSKTAIKASRLDRDFTKSKLEAQFGHYQKPIEFVGNDKDRYVARPLHKPRGKLYAEYKVSVTDRKKTYEALREEQDCCWKQINSEWGDKIKALRRDSKLRPKDRSRLIALAAGRKSEAIEVLKKEIAEKRAELRQQIPFNRWNVFLKWKAENGDKVALQILRSKKEPIQSKPSSEFAGTASKVSDLKIKQSQLKFDSSLVWKDKLRLLSISKMLQLQAEEAKRIDDPNKRNLDQMTWRVDSSGNVLYTLTNGAMVKDNGDKIFFSVNDPGAAQVAHNFARLMFGRKAVISGNMIERSLNMKFCR